Sequence from the Castanea sativa cultivar Marrone di Chiusa Pesio chromosome 12, ASM4071231v1 genome:
CGTCGTACCGGATTCTGTGCCACGACATGAAGGCCGGAGGGGTGATCGGGAAGTCAGGGAGCATCATCAAGTCGATCCGGCAGCACACCGGCGCGTGGATCAACGTGCACGAGCTGATCCCCGGGGACGAGGAGCGGATCATCGAGATCTCCGACACGCGCCGGCGAGACCCGGACGGGAGAATGCCGGCGTTCTCGCCGGCGCAGGAGGCGCTTTTCCTCATCCACGACAGGATCCTCGAGAGCTCCGACGAGTTCGTCTCCGGCGCCGGCGAGGAGGGTTTTGGGCTGGTGATGAGTGGCGGGAAGGAGAGGGTGGCGACGAGACTTGTTGTGTCGAGAATGCATGTGGGTTGTTTGTTGGGGAAAGGAGGGAAGATCATTGAGCAAATGAGGATTGAGACAAAGACCCAGATTAGAATTCTGCCTAGAGATCATAGTCTACCACGTTGCGTTTCAATGTCGGAGGAGATTGTTCAGGTTCTCTGGGAACACCATATACttcaaaaaaaacccaaatcacaaaaactaaaaatttcaatttgattaTGATACTTTTGTTGAGAGTACTTGCTACttaaaaaaacccaatcaaGATTGGATCTTTGGACGGTTTAGATTGCCATGCTACTAAGTACTACTAAATACTACTACtcttactactactactacttgCTTACTGTGAGTAAATGTCACTGAGAGTGTGTGTGATTATTGCCTTTTTGTAGAAGACCCAAAACAGCACACCAAATAAAACCCCATTGCTGTTGCTGCTGAGACTTGGAAGTGGCAGGAGATATGGTGTGTGAGACGgccaaatttgaattttaagagGACCCCATTGATTATATTAATTGCTTTTACATTAAGACCAAAAGAACATAATTTGGTGTCTTAATGGTGTTTGGGGGTATTCCAGAAAAGTATATTGTCTGTTTTGATGTTGAGTTTGGTGCTTTTTGGTAGTTGGTGTATTAGTTTGTGctgatttttgggtattttgtgGTTAGACTATGTAGCAGTGAACTTGGTCTTGAAAAGGTAATTTTTGAACATCagaatgtgttttttttttggatagttaAATACTGGGGGACAGGGAGGTGGGGTTTGAACCAGACATGCGGCAGGTTGCCATTATCACTGGGCTATCACTTGAACCCCGAACTTCAGAAAGTTAATGAAGAGTAACCTGATGATATTGCCTTCTTAAATGACCGAAATTAAACAACCATGGGCAGGTTTTTGAAATGACTAGTTACATGACAGTACATTAGAAGGGAATGAAGGGAACAAATCACAGTTTTGTCAGATTCTAAATTGGTCTGGTTGAAGTTGTTTCAATATGCCCAATATGTGAACATTCATAGCTGCATTTTTTCACCGTTATGCTTGAACTGCAGATTATATTTCCTTATTTCgttataaatttctttgaagaaTTATCATGTTGAATATACCTTAGGTTTAATAGTCAATGTTGTAGTCTGATTTTCTCCAAGGTCATACCTTTACATTTCTTTGAGTATACCAGCCTTGTTAGGTTCTAATTCTCTGCCTACAATATTCTGAGGACTGAGGTTTATTTCTGCATTTATGAATACTAAATACAGCTATGAATGTTCATCACCAATTTGGACTTTTCTTTTTGAGGGGGAAGGGAGAGTTGTTTTATGTCATTTTGTGGGTGTCTAAttagggtgtttaattcatctAATATGACCATGCAGAAAGGCATTCGATATAAGAAAACTTTCTGAATATTTGATATACAACCTTTTCCTATCAATAAAGATATCGGAGTTTAAATATGATTTCGTTGTTTCCCTGCAGGTTGTAGGTGATGTGAATGCTGTAAAGAATGCTATAGCTATTATTTCATCACGCCTAAGGGAGAGTCAGCATCGTGATCGCGGTCATTTCCATGGACGAATGCATTCACCAGAACGATTTTTTCCTCCTGATGATGATTATATGCCTCACATAAACAGTACAGCACGTCGTTCGTCCGATGGTGCCAATTTTGGACCACGATTATCTGCCAACAATATCAGAAACAACAACTATGCCTCACGTTCATCTGGTTTTATTGAATCTGGGGTTGCTCCCATGGTTGACCATGTGCAGCCCTATTATGGAGAGGACATTGTGTTTCGAATACTTTGCCCCATTGACAAGGTGGAAAGTGTTGTTGGAGAGGCTGATGGAATCTTAGAATTGCTTCGAAATGAAATTGGGGTCGATGTTAAGGTGACTGATCCTGTTGCTGGTTCAGATGAGCAAATAATTATCATTTCCTCAGAGGAGGTACTTGCCACTTCTCTATCTTTTGAAGCAATGTGGATAATTAATGTAAAAACCTCTGGAGTTCCATAATAATCTCGTAGTGCATATCTTGGAAGTGATGGTGCTCTTTTAAGTTTACTAATTCTGAGTTTCAGGCCGTTGAGTTCTAAGATAAGTTTGAAACAAGTATAAACCTCTTGTTACAACAAAAtgttaaaacatatatatatatatatagatatatttctTGATGTTGATTTGCTTgtgtaaataatattatactttaGTAGGTTCTAACCACCCATTATTTCTATACTTAGGGTCCTGATGATGAGATGTTTCCAGCCCAGGAAGCTTTGTTGCATATCCAAACCCGCATTGTTGATCTTGTTCCAGAGAAGGACAACATTATAACCACTAGGTTACTTGTCCCGTCTAGTGATATTGGATGTTTGGAAGGAAGAGATGGATCATTGTTGGAGATGAAGAGGTTGACTGGTGCAAATATACAAATACTGCCAAGAGAAGAACTTCCTCTCTGTGTATTAGGAGCTGAGGAACTTGTACAGGTTTGTCATTGTATTTATACCTTCTTATTTGGTTAGCCGTCTGAATTGGTTAGATGACTGGGATTCACATAATGATGTAAGTTGAACAATAGACTTTATAACGATAATAAGTTCTAGGTTAAAGCACACTAATGGTGCCGATGGTGGCTCCCTCATAACTGGGTTTGGATATCTTTTTCGGTTATTATTATGGACTGTTAGATATGAACAATCCAGGGACGGAGCAAAATTAATTTCATCTAGTTATGCTATTAATGGTAAATGTATTGTTTTCTGATTTTGCTTCTTTCCCTTGTGTATGCGATGTGTATttacatctttacatttatggaTTAGGGCATCTAGATTTTACTTGTCTGTCatatatcatttaaaatgtttttgccAAAAAAACTAACGGAAAGGTCCCAACCTGTGCCCCACAAGGTCAACAAGCAAAGGCTGGTTGGCAGGATCGGGCATTTTTAAAGGCTCTTTTGTGTCATCTGCAGATTGTAGGGGAGATAAAAGCGGCTCGAGATGCTCTTGTTGAGGTGACATCAAGACTAAGGAGTCACATATATAGAGAGTTCTTTCTAAAGGATATGACACCACCTTCTGTCTCTGCACCAGGCCCTGTGGGCAGCGGTCTAGGACTGGAGGCATCATCTCCCAATAACGTAGCTCCAGGTCGTGAAGGTCATAGTGGAGGTGATCCTCCTACTGCAACATATCAGAATGTTCAAACTGTGGCAGCAGCTCAGCCATCAAAGGTAACTTCATTCCTTGATAGATTGAGAAAGTCTCTGACTCTTTAAGTCTGTGTGTGGATACTACTTCTCTTTTTACTGCCTTTTCTTTATCAATGGCTACCATGTATACAATTGTTGGGCTGTCTACCATTCTTTCCTTTGGCAGTCATAGagataaatgaaattttgagcCAGCCAAACTATGTGTTGGTCTTAATCATGAAAATGTCTTTGGCAAACAAGACTAGTTAACTTTCTGGTTACTGCCTTATTATGATTTGAATTGACAGCAGATTTTTCCGTTCACATGAGCTCTTGATTTGGTATTATAATACTGTAACCCTCATTTTTGTAGGAGTCTGGCAGCGAAATACCAAAGCAAAATGATAGTGACCGCCGTGAAGATGTGCCAAGTGGGTTGAATAGGTACTGAATTgtgcttaattttattatttggtcCCTGAATGAATCTatttcagcttcattttgttaTTTGGTCCCTATATGAACCTAAGACTCATTCAGCTGGTTGCTTTGCTTATGTTCTTTTTGAATTTGGGACTGCTAGTCATTGATTTCCCACCTGACCTGACCCTGCGtatgttcaattttttagaatCCCTGTAACACTTGTAACTAGGAGTACACTTGAAGTTGCCATACCAGAGCACGCAATTCCCAAACTCATCATGAAATCAAAGAACATGCTTAGTCAGATTAGTGAGGTAAGTCAGACTGGCTTTATTGCAATTTATTTACTTAAACTCTACCATGTGGAATGGCATTTTGACGTTTCTTCTTTTGGGAACAGCTTTCAGGAGCCAATGTAACCCTGGTAGAAGATAGACCAGATATGACACAAAAGACCATTCAAATATCAGGTACTCCAGACCAGACCGAGAGAGCCCAGAGTTTGCTTCAGGGATTTATTTTGAGCAGTAAGTCCCTCTCTGACACACACATACAACGGTATTTTGTGTACATGCATGCCCAATTCTTGGATTCTCTGGTAAATTGAAGTGACAGTTACACaccttttttcccttttcagcTCAAGAAGATGGCCCTTAAGTTATTATGGACAACATGCATATGGAAAGGCGGCTAAACAGGAATGGTGCCATTCAGGCTTCATCTGTGATCTGACTTCCCATAGTTTTTTAATCCCAGAGTGCAAGGGGCTGGGGCCGTGGTCCGCGCatgttttgtatatttttatcatCTGGCTGCCGTTCAAAAGggtattaaattttcaaattgaaagAACCATTCCACTGTAAATGTCGACATCTAAGGGAGCTTCAATTGTTGTTTTTCTGCAATGTTTCAATTTTCCTGCATGAGTATGGGGGAACTTAAGtagttttttttctcttttcaattgTACCTGTATCCTGTAATGCTCTAGCGTGAGTGGTGTCCACCATCCAGCATTCGGATTTGCAAGTTTAAAATTTTCCCACAAAGCCTGAATGGACACTCCCTAGAGTAAAGCTTTGCAAGTTTTGACTGAAAGTTAGTCAATGAAGTAATCTTtgtaatgattttattttattttattcgaTTAGTTTCGTCcttattataatatattgtactctattttctttctctgtttcattgtcaagcaaaagaaaaaggcaaactTTTATCAGCGATTGAGAGAGGAGGGTAAACAGGAGTGATGGATAGCTCATCAATTACTTAAAACTACAAGGTTCATGATTCATCCCAGATACTTGTGTGCAACTCCCTTCCCACTCTCAAATTTAGCAAGCAAAATGCATCCCCTGACAATTTGATTCTATTTGCTAAATTGCTCTACTGTTCATTTCTATGATTGTTTGTGTGGACGCCTTTTCTTTATAGTTATCTTTTCTCTCATGATTGCTAAGATTAGTCCTGAATAATGCAAGTACCACAATAGAACCCACGATTTGCCCACGCAGTGAGTTGAGTGGAGTAAAAATTGTGGGTCAATAACTCGTTACGTGGACGAGTTGTGGTACTAGCATTATTCTTAGCCATGGACATTGATGGAAAGATCATAATAAACTCGTCTCCACGTGGCGACTTGTGAGCAGTAGAATAAAAGTGGTAGGTTTACAACTCGTCACGTGGGTGAATTATGAGTTTTGCTATGATATTAGCATTATTCTTAGCCATGGACATAGATAGAAAGAtcataataaaatcaaatttagtggaataaaatcaaaatgaccaaaaacgAAATCAAGTCCAAACTTTAAGGATTAAATTATGTAATCCAGACTatcattattttccttttatgatCTAGggtttggatttaaaaaaaaaaaaaaaaaatcttgctcATGAGTAATTTGAAgtttgattgggtttgggttttactcttgcctaatttttttttttggaaaatgattcaCTCTATTTCAtagttaagattttatttctaGATCTAACCGTGTATAGACTATCACGTCAcctaaattttaaacaatatggTATTAGATAGGCcttttcttcttgttgttgttgtcgtcaAGTTCAGCTCGATaacaaaagtaaaatgtttGAACCAAGCCTAACCAATGTTTGAACTTAGCCTAACCAATGTTTGAACTCGATCTTGTTAAAAAGCCTACAAGCTTGAATTTGGCTTTAATTCTTAGACAAGTCGAGCTCAAgatcaatataaaattattaaccttAAGATCAAACAAAGTGCATCATCAAACCTATATTAAGCTCAAACGGTTTGGACAAGTGATCCCAACTCTCACTTAATTAAATACCAGGTAATATGAGTTTAGTTTTCAAGTTTCTATCAAGCTTATTATCAAGCCCATAAATGAACTTAGACTTGCTTATTTTTAATTGAGTCGTACTGTTTACAAGCCTACTTGGCtcttggtttatttatttatttatttttagattggATTCATGggacttgtaaaaaaaaaaaaaaaaaacaacaacaacaaataaattttagg
This genomic interval carries:
- the LOC142619555 gene encoding RNA-binding KH domain-containing protein RCF3, giving the protein MERSRSKRNYYYDQDYDSETVGRTRPRYNHHYAAAAAPAPQGPPHHRHRGGSGRAAKPQPDPSLTVTTSYRILCHDMKAGGVIGKSGSIIKSIRQHTGAWINVHELIPGDEERIIEISDTRRRDPDGRMPAFSPAQEALFLIHDRILESSDEFVSGAGEEGFGLVMSGGKERVATRLVVSRMHVGCLLGKGGKIIEQMRIETKTQIRILPRDHSLPRCVSMSEEIVQVVGDVNAVKNAIAIISSRLRESQHRDRGHFHGRMHSPERFFPPDDDYMPHINSTARRSSDGANFGPRLSANNIRNNNYASRSSGFIESGVAPMVDHVQPYYGEDIVFRILCPIDKVESVVGEADGILELLRNEIGVDVKVTDPVAGSDEQIIIISSEEGPDDEMFPAQEALLHIQTRIVDLVPEKDNIITTRLLVPSSDIGCLEGRDGSLLEMKRLTGANIQILPREELPLCVLGAEELVQIVGEIKAARDALVEVTSRLRSHIYREFFLKDMTPPSVSAPGPVGSGLGLEASSPNNVAPGREGHSGGDPPTATYQNVQTVAAAQPSKESGSEIPKQNDSDRREDVPSGLNRIPVTLVTRSTLEVAIPEHAIPKLIMKSKNMLSQISELSGANVTLVEDRPDMTQKTIQISGTPDQTERAQSLLQGFILSTQEDGP